In Streptomyces ambofaciens ATCC 23877, a single genomic region encodes these proteins:
- a CDS encoding ABC transporter substrate-binding protein has translation MPLRTSRARRARLSLLTAGTASLALLATACGGSGAGGSASAPENFDYLSVTENTTVKTALTSLSKDACKAANDALPLKVETVPQASLDQKLQLLAGQDALPVQFAAGNAPALTQQLARSGQVADLEAKLEELGVLGRLEPAAVSTIKALYGGKLQVLPYEYNIEGVFYNKKLFADNGLKVPGTWEELVSAAAKLESEGVQPFSASGQQGWPLTRLISGYLYRSLGPDALQKVADGKAKLTDPEYVKAAEEVAALGEKGYFGKGVGSIDYDTAMNQFLTGKAAMFYMGSWALANISDDQQNKIGAENTGFMPFPAVTGGKGSVDQYPSNVGLGITLADKSFDEKTGDWVSCIAKNYGSTALKDHGSISGFKVNTEVKDANEVTTQVRDTISASKRNVLWFEALFSTKATTVSQQNAAGLVSGSTSPEQFMQTVQDALAAQ, from the coding sequence GTGCCCCTTCGTACCTCCCGCGCCCGTCGGGCGCGACTGAGCCTGCTCACCGCCGGCACCGCCTCGCTCGCGCTGCTCGCCACCGCGTGCGGCGGAAGCGGGGCCGGTGGTTCCGCCTCCGCCCCCGAGAACTTCGACTACCTGAGCGTCACCGAGAACACCACGGTGAAGACGGCGCTGACCTCCCTGTCCAAGGACGCCTGCAAGGCCGCGAACGACGCGCTGCCGCTGAAGGTGGAGACCGTTCCGCAGGCGAGCCTGGACCAGAAGCTCCAGTTGCTGGCCGGCCAGGACGCCCTGCCGGTGCAGTTCGCCGCCGGCAACGCCCCCGCGCTCACCCAGCAGCTGGCCAGGTCCGGGCAGGTCGCCGACCTGGAGGCGAAGCTGGAGGAACTGGGGGTCCTCGGCCGGCTGGAGCCGGCCGCCGTCTCCACCATCAAGGCGCTCTACGGCGGGAAACTCCAGGTCCTGCCGTACGAGTACAACATCGAGGGCGTCTTCTACAACAAGAAGCTCTTCGCGGACAACGGCCTCAAGGTGCCCGGCACCTGGGAGGAACTGGTCTCGGCAGCGGCGAAGCTGGAGTCGGAGGGCGTCCAGCCGTTCTCCGCCTCCGGTCAGCAGGGCTGGCCGCTCACCCGGTTGATCAGCGGCTACCTCTACCGCAGCCTCGGCCCGGACGCGCTGCAGAAGGTGGCCGACGGCAAGGCGAAACTGACCGACCCGGAGTACGTGAAGGCGGCCGAGGAGGTCGCCGCCCTCGGTGAGAAGGGCTACTTCGGCAAGGGCGTCGGCTCCATCGACTACGACACGGCGATGAACCAGTTCCTCACGGGCAAGGCCGCCATGTTCTACATGGGCAGCTGGGCACTGGCGAACATCTCCGACGACCAGCAGAACAAGATCGGCGCGGAGAACACCGGATTCATGCCCTTCCCGGCCGTGACCGGGGGCAAGGGCTCCGTCGACCAGTACCCGTCCAACGTCGGCCTGGGCATCACCCTTGCCGACAAGTCCTTCGACGAGAAGACGGGGGACTGGGTCTCCTGCATCGCGAAGAACTACGGCTCCACCGCACTGAAGGACCACGGCTCCATCTCGGGCTTCAAGGTGAACACCGAGGTGAAGGACGCCAACGAGGTCACCACCCAGGTGCGCGACACCATCAGCGCCTCGAAGCGGAACGTGCTGTGGTTCGAGGCGCTGTTCAGCACCAAGGCCACCACCGTCAGCCAGCAGAACGCGGCGGGCCTGGTCAGCGGCAGCACCAGCCCCGAGCAGTTCATGCAGACCGTTCAGGACGCGCTGGCCGCCCAGTGA